The stretch of DNA TCAAGCACGCCTAAATCCAGTAAAGGCGCGCGAGACTCGGTTTCCGGTGCCGGCTCATCGTCCAGCATCGGCGGTTCTTCCATCGCATCGAGGGCGGCCAGCATGTCCGCCTCGTCCGGCATCCCGTCGTCGCCGGGCATGGCCGCGTCCATCATTGCGGCCAGCTCGTCGTCGCTCGGCAGATCGTCCAGGCCGTCCGGCAAGACAGTTTCATCGTCCGCCGTGTCGTCGGCTTCGGCCACCGTCGCCGGCAGCGCCTGGGGCGCTTCCTGGGCGTCCTGGGCGGCATTCGCGTCGTCGTCGGTGTCCACGTCCACCGCGATGGCGTTCTGCGCTGTATCCGCGTCCAGGGCCGTGTCCAGCACGTTGTCCAGCTCGGCCGCGTCGTCTGCCTCGGCCTGGGCGGCTGCATCGACGCCGGCATCCGGTTCGGCATCGAGCGCGGCCAGCTCGTCGTCGCTCGGCCGCTCGCCGATGCCGTCGTCGCCGATTTCCTCGTCGTCGTACTCGTTCACGGCGTCCAGGGCGTCGAAGAATCCGTTCACGAAGTCTTCGACCTGTTCGGGCGCGATGCCTTCGCTACCGCTCGCCACCTTGAGCGCCGAAGTGTCCAGGGCCAGCTTGCGGAGGTCGATGCCCTTCTCGACATCGGCCGTCGTCAGCTCGCGGATACGCGACTGAACGACAGCTTCGTGCAAGTCCAGATCGAGCGACGGCACAGGCGAAGCCAGCTCGCCGGAACCCCACACATCTTCAAGCTGCTTCTTCGACGGCAGCTTGCGGCCGAGCTTCGCCAGCGTAGGCGACACCGACTTGAGCCGATCCATGAAAGCGTGATCGGCGTAGTAGGCGATCTTCTCGCAGCGAATCGGCTTCGTGTTTTCCAGACTGATGATTTGCTCGCGCTGGCTCATTTCCTTGAGTTCCTGCGGCAGCATCAAAGCCCGGCGCTGGCCGGCACCCTCGCCGATGGACTCGGAAAGGCTGGTGCCGCCCCGGCCGTTGCTCTTGTTCTTCGAGTGAACCGTCATGTAGCCCAGGGCTTCCGAATACTCGTTCGCGTCCCGTTGCTCCCGTGGCGTGTAGAAAATCTGGCACGCATGGTTCGTCACGAAGGTGCGCGCGTTCTCGCGGCCGTAGCCCTTCGGCGGCTCGGCTTCGAGCTGGCCCGGCGACTGGATAATCGTCAGCAGGCGCAGGCCATAGCCGGCCATGTAGCTGTTGGCCTTGTCGATGATGCCGATCCGGCCGGGCGCGGTGAACTCGTCGGCCAGGATCAAGCATTGGTATTTCAGCTCGGGCGTGGCGTGCAGAAGCTGGTTCGTGTTCAGGTTCACCAGTTGGGTGTAGAACAGGTTGATGAGCAGCTTCGCCTCGGCCAGCTTGTTGGCCGGAATGCCAAGGTAGATCGACATGCGCCGCTTGCGCACGTCGCGCAAGTCGAAGTCGTTCGCCGACGTGGCCGCGTCCACGATGGGGCTGGCCCACATCGTCAACGGCACGTTGAACGTCGCCATGATGGACGACAGCGTGTTGTCCGAGGTGGACGTGAAGCGGTTGATCGCATCGACGCATTCACTCGACAGCGGCGGCAAGCCTTCGCCGTCCCACTCGGTCACGGGAACGAGCGTCTTCGCAATCTCGCCCGTTTCCTCGTCCACTTCCTCAACCTCGCGGTAGTTCCGCTGGTTGATGATGCCTTGCAAGTGATCCTTGATCGGCTGGCCCTTGCCCGACGACTGGCGCAGCAGCTCCCCGATGGTTCGCGGCAGCGTGGGCGTCTCGCACAGGTACAGCGTCAGGCCCAGGAACAGGTTTCGCGCCGCATCATCGAAAAACGCATCGCGGCCTTCGCCCGGATAGAGCGAGTAGCCAATCGCCAGGATGTCCGTCACGCGCATGCGCGGATCGTCGCTGATGTACCCCAGGGGGTTGTATCGGTGCGTCTTGCCGTTCAGCGGGTTGCCCTCGGCGTCCTCGGCAATCGAGAACGGGTTGAACAGATAGACCTCTTGCCCCCACTTCCTGCGGAACTTGGACGTGATGAGGAAGTTTTCCAGCTTCACGTCCATTGCCACGACCGACTCGGCCCAATTGAGCAGGTTCGGGATGACGATGCCGACGCCCTTACCCGAGCGAGTCGGCGCGGCCAGCAGCACGAATTGCATGCCGGCGAACATCAGGAAGCGGTTCTTCCACTTCCCGATGATGATGCCGGTCTTGTCGAACAGCCCGGCCTTGGCAATCTCCGGCGTCTTGGCGAAGCGGGCTTCGCCGTGCAGCGTCCGCACGTCGCGCAGCGCCGCAATCGTCAGCACGATGGGCACGCCGTAGCCCACGGCCGCCGCCACGATCATGGACACCGTGAGGCGCTTCGCCACGACCGGATCGTTTTGGTAGAACTGCCAGTACGTCCACCACGTCGAAAAGTCGGTCTTGCCGAACGGGTTCGCCTTGCTGAACAGGAAGAAGACAAACCCCGACAGCCACACGATGCCCACCGTCGCGGCGATGAACACGGCCAACCCGAATAGCCACTTCACCCACTTAGGCATTTCCATATCAATCCCCTTTGGTGACAGGCCGACGACCTGGCCAGCTCGCCGGCGTCACCATCCAGAAAAACAAAATGGTGACGAACAGATCCACCAGGTTGGATGCGTTCGTCACCACCGCAGCGGCTTTGCCGCCTTTCCCCACCCCGGCCAGGGGCCGGAGGGGGCGGCGTGCATGATTGGCGACAGGCGCAGCTCCTCGATCGCGCGGGCCTGTCACCATCGCCCTACGCATCAGCCGGAGCCGGTGCGCGTTTCAGCTTCGGCTCGTACCACAGCTCGGTGATGTGGCGGCCGAAGTCGCCGTACACGTCGTTATGCACATGCACCACGACATCCACCACCATGTAGAGCAGGCGACGGATGACCGCATAGGGAAGCGTCCGGCCCTGGCGGTTCTGGAGCACCATCAAGCCCAGGCGCTCGAACGTCAGTTCGGCGGAACCGGCGTGGCAGCTCGTGATGCTGCCGCCGTGGCCCGAGGCGGCCACGTTGATGAAGTCGAACGTCTCGCCGCTGCGCAGCTCGGCCAGCAGGATGCGAGTCGGCTTCATGCGCAAGCAGCTCTTGAGCAGCGCCGCCGCCGTCACGGGCGCGTTTTCTTCTTCCTTCGCCTCGGACGGGTAGAACAGATGGACGTGGTTCGGATGGTTCGGCAAGAACAGCTCGGGCACGTCTTCAATCGTGATGATGCGTTGATCCTGGGGAATCTCCTGCATCAGCGCCTTCATGAAGGTGGTCTTACCCGAGCCGGTTTCGCCGGCCACCACGATGACCTTTTCGAGCTGGACGGCCCGACGCAGGAAGCCGACGTAATCGTGCTTTTCCTTGAGCTGCAAAAGCTCCAGCTCGTCGGGACTCAGTTCGGCGCTGATCGGCCGAATGTGAGCGAAGAAGTCTTGCTTCGCGTAGTCATCCAGCGTGCGAACCGTGAAGGACGGCTTTCGGATCGTGACCGAAATCGTTCCTTGCTCGCACGCGGGCGGCATCACGATTTGCACGCGCTCGCCTTGCGGCAGGATGGCCGAGAGGATCGGCCGCACGTCCGACACGTCGTTGGATGAGAACTTGGCGACGGCCGTCGCCAGCGAACGCAGATGCTCGTAAGTGAGAGCCGGCGCTTCGTGCCGTTCCCACTTGCAAGCCCTTTCGCACCACACTTCACCCGGCCGGTTCACGCAGACTTCCGTGATGGCCGGATCGCTCATCCAGGTGGCGAGCGGTTGAAGGTGGAAATCGACCGAAGTCGCGCGGTTCAGCGAGGCCGCGAGGTATTCACTGGTTGGTTGCTGCGACATCGTACACGCTCGAAAAGTCCAGATCGCGGGCGATGTAGACACCGACTTGCTCGCCCTGATTCTTGTAGAGGGTTGGCGGAATGTTGATGGTGTTCTTCAACGCTTCCGCCGCCATGTTTTGGGTGGCCTCGCCCGTGCTGCTGAAATTGATTTGGCCGCTGTTGTTGTTCGTGCCCTGGGTGGCATACCGTGCAACGTCATCGACCAGACTCAGCATCAGCGCGCCGCCGAACCGCTGCCAGAAGTGGTTATCAATGTAGCCCGGCAGGCCCGCGCCGCCGAGCGGATCGGTGCCTGGGGAATCCAGGTTGATGACCACGCCGTTCGGCGTCTTGATGCGCGACCACAGCACGAAGATGCGAGCCATGCCCTGACGCATGTTCGATTGGTACTCGCCCGAAATGGTCGAGCCGCGTTCGACCAGCAGCACCTTGCCGTTGTCGCTGTAGATGTTGCGCGTCACGACGCAGGCCGTCATGCCGGGCACCGTGCTATCGAGCTTCGTTTGCAGCGCGCAGTCGATGAAGCTGCCTTTCGCCAGGATGAAGTTGCGATTGCCCAAGTGCCCGGCCTTGCGCGACGGCGTGCGCGTCGAAGACAGCAGGGCCGAGAGGCCGCCACCTTCGGGCGGCGGTGCAGCGCGGCCCGGCTGGCCGCCCGCATCCGCGCCCGTGTCGCCCTTCTGCGCGACAGCCATCAGGCCCGAGCCTGACTTGTCCAGCGAAGGCGCGGGCCGTTGCTGGCCGCTGCCGCCCGCATCGCCCGGCAGAGGCGGTGCGCTCGCCTGCCCTGCCCCACTCGGCGCAGGAACGACCGGCACCGGAGCCGCAGGGGCCGGCGCAGCTCCAGGCAGCTCGGGCGGATCGGTGAAGGTGCGCGCCGGCACGGCGCTGGTGAGTTGCATCGCCTTGGCTTGCTGCGCGTCCGCCTCGCGGTCGGCGCGCTGCTTGTGCTTCCAGTAGGCCGCACCGCCGCCCAGGCCAACGACCAGGAGCAGCACCACGACGATGAGGCCACGCTTCGCAGTCGATGGCCCGTGATCGTTCACGCTCGGCATGCCGCGCTCGCCGTCAAACGTCTCCAGCTCGGCCTGCTGATTGGTTTGGTTGCTCATTCTTCATCCCCTCCAACGATTACGCGCTTCACGCCGGGAACCGTCGTGCCATCAGTGGGCGGCAGGCCGTCCACGTCGTACTTGTCGTTGTAAACGCCAACGACAGCGTTCCCCAGGCGCAAGACCAGCTCGCGGGCCACGCGATGGACGACCAGCACATCCTTGTCCACATGCGTGTTCACGAGGCTTTCCGACTTGTCGGCAGCCACGATGAACACGGCCGGGAAATCCCGGTTGTTCGGGAATTTCAGGTAGGTAAAACGGCCGTCGTCGTAGGCCATCGTCGGCGCGATGCCATCGGAGGCATCGCCGACCTGCATCGAGTAGGCCCAATTGCGCGGCGCGGGCTTCTCATCGAGCTTCGCTTGCGCCTTTGCCTTGTCGGCCGCCCTCGCCCGCGCTGCCGCTTCGTCCTCGGGGTACTTGAACTCGACGCGATAGGCCACGCGCTGGTTCTGCGGTGCCTTGCCGCTGTTGCCACCACCCGGCAGCAGCTTCAAGTCGAAGTCGTACATGCGGCGGTTCGTCGTCACCATCAAGTTGGTGTCCCACTTCCCCGCCTCGGGAGCCATCACGATGGCTTCCTGGCCGCTGCCGGTCTTGATCGACTTCGGCTTGACGTACAGGATGTTGCGCCGGTCGGAGAACT from Variovorax sp. PBL-H6 encodes:
- a CDS encoding type IV secretory system conjugative DNA transfer family protein — translated: MEMPKWVKWLFGLAVFIAATVGIVWLSGFVFFLFSKANPFGKTDFSTWWTYWQFYQNDPVVAKRLTVSMIVAAAVGYGVPIVLTIAALRDVRTLHGEARFAKTPEIAKAGLFDKTGIIIGKWKNRFLMFAGMQFVLLAAPTRSGKGVGIVIPNLLNWAESVVAMDVKLENFLITSKFRRKWGQEVYLFNPFSIAEDAEGNPLNGKTHRYNPLGYISDDPRMRVTDILAIGYSLYPGEGRDAFFDDAARNLFLGLTLYLCETPTLPRTIGELLRQSSGKGQPIKDHLQGIINQRNYREVEEVDEETGEIAKTLVPVTEWDGEGLPPLSSECVDAINRFTSTSDNTLSSIMATFNVPLTMWASPIVDAATSANDFDLRDVRKRRMSIYLGIPANKLAEAKLLINLFYTQLVNLNTNQLLHATPELKYQCLILADEFTAPGRIGIIDKANSYMAGYGLRLLTIIQSPGQLEAEPPKGYGRENARTFVTNHACQIFYTPREQRDANEYSEALGYMTVHSKNKSNGRGGTSLSESIGEGAGQRRALMLPQELKEMSQREQIISLENTKPIRCEKIAYYADHAFMDRLKSVSPTLAKLGRKLPSKKQLEDVWGSGELASPVPSLDLDLHEAVVQSRIRELTTADVEKGIDLRKLALDTSALKVASGSEGIAPEQVEDFVNGFFDALDAVNEYDDEEIGDDGIGERPSDDELAALDAEPDAGVDAAAQAEADDAAELDNVLDTALDADTAQNAIAVDVDTDDDANAAQDAQEAPQALPATVAEADDTADDETVLPDGLDDLPSDDELAAMMDAAMPGDDGMPDEADMLAALDAMEEPPMLDDEPAPETESRAPLLDLGVLDKPLPSTKNAG
- the virB11 gene encoding P-type DNA transfer ATPase VirB11 codes for the protein MSQQPTSEYLAASLNRATSVDFHLQPLATWMSDPAITEVCVNRPGEVWCERACKWERHEAPALTYEHLRSLATAVAKFSSNDVSDVRPILSAILPQGERVQIVMPPACEQGTISVTIRKPSFTVRTLDDYAKQDFFAHIRPISAELSPDELELLQLKEKHDYVGFLRRAVQLEKVIVVAGETGSGKTTFMKALMQEIPQDQRIITIEDVPELFLPNHPNHVHLFYPSEAKEEENAPVTAAALLKSCLRMKPTRILLAELRSGETFDFINVAASGHGGSITSCHAGSAELTFERLGLMVLQNRQGRTLPYAVIRRLLYMVVDVVVHVHNDVYGDFGRHITELWYEPKLKRAPAPADA
- the virB10 gene encoding type IV secretion system protein VirB10 — translated: MPSVNDHGPSTAKRGLIVVVLLLVVGLGGGAAYWKHKQRADREADAQQAKAMQLTSAVPARTFTDPPELPGAAPAPAAPVPVVPAPSGAGQASAPPLPGDAGGSGQQRPAPSLDKSGSGLMAVAQKGDTGADAGGQPGRAAPPPEGGGLSALLSSTRTPSRKAGHLGNRNFILAKGSFIDCALQTKLDSTVPGMTACVVTRNIYSDNGKVLLVERGSTISGEYQSNMRQGMARIFVLWSRIKTPNGVVINLDSPGTDPLGGAGLPGYIDNHFWQRFGGALMLSLVDDVARYATQGTNNNSGQINFSSTGEATQNMAAEALKNTINIPPTLYKNQGEQVGVYIARDLDFSSVYDVAATNQ
- the virB9 gene encoding P-type conjugative transfer protein VirB9, encoding MKKIAFAVLLALGAATAAQAADVPVGSRYDGRIQYVNYNAGDVVIVRALPGLGARIVFAADEEILDVASGFTQGWEFSDRRNILYVKPKSIKTGSGQEAIVMAPEAGKWDTNLMVTTNRRMYDFDLKLLPGGGNSGKAPQNQRVAYRVEFKYPEDEAAARARAADKAKAQAKLDEKPAPRNWAYSMQVGDASDGIAPTMAYDDGRFTYLKFPNNRDFPAVFIVAADKSESLVNTHVDKDVLVVHRVARELVLRLGNAVVGVYNDKYDVDGLPPTDGTTVPGVKRVIVGGDEE